ACTTGTGAGTATATAATTGCTGATATAAGTGGAATCATCTCCAACCATAATACCTGTTCTTGGGCGCACATCTACCTGCTCTGCCCAGTTGTGTACCATTGTAAATGTGATTTTAGCTCCTTTTTTAAGGTAAAATTCGGATACTCCGACATGAAGTGCGGAGCTTACGTCTTCGCCTGTTGCACAGCCAGTAATAATGTGAAGTTCTGAATTTTCCTCTGCAATGATGATATTATGGGCAGTTTGCATTACTTTTTCATCGCCAATAAACATGCATGCCTGTAATGGAAAAACCTCTCTGGAACCTGGTAATGATCTTATGAAATAACCGCTGCTACCTTCTTCTGCTTCTCTTATAGCAGTTTGTGCGGTATATTTATCAGTGTCAGGCCCTACAGCTTTCCACATGTAATCTTTAATCCACCCATATTTTTCAAGCGCTATGTTCATCCCCATTATTTCAACATTTTCAGAAGGACATGTGGCACAGACGCCGCTCTGGTCTACCTGGATAAATGTACCTGCCCGTTCCTTTTCAGTTGGATCAACTCCTACTTTAAGTAAAGTTTCTTGAACCTTTTTAGGAACTTCACTGGCTCTATCTACTCTTTCATGTTCCCCTGCTTCTTCTCTTATGAATTTTTCCAGATCTATATCTTTTCCATAAAGGGCCTTTTTTTCTTGAGCTTTTTTAGCACGTTCTAATGCACTCTGCAACATTCAACACATCCTTTAAATCCTTCTTTTCTAATGTCTTCTAAAATTTCAGCCGGGTTTCCTGAACAGGCTATTTTACCATCCATAAGCACATGAGCGATATCTGCATTTACGAAATTTAGAATATAGCCCAGGTGAGTTATAAGAAGACCAGATTTTTCTCTCATACCTGGTTTCTTGTCCTTATCAAGCAATACATTAATTTCTTCAGCTATTAACTCTACATTTTCTATATCCACTCCAGAATCAGGCTCATCAAACATGATAAAGTCTGGTTGTTGAGCAAGAAGCTGTAAAATTTCAGACCGCTTCACTTCTCCGCCTGAAAATCCCAGATTAACATCTCTTTCCAGGAATCTTTCATCAAGTTTGAGTTTAGTTGCAAGCTTCCTCATTTCTGGGCTTAATTCTTCACCAGTTTCACCGTGTTCGATTTTAAGGAGATCATTGAGTTTCACTCCTCTTATGGCTGGAGGATTTTGAAAACTCACACCTACCCCCATTTTTACACGTTCTGTAGTAGATAAGTTGGTTATGTTATTTCCTTTAAAGATAATTTCCCCTCTGGTTATACTGTACTTTGGAAATCCAAGTATGCTCATGAATAAAGTACTTTTACCAGAACCATTTGGCCCTAAAAGAACATGAGTTTCTCCTTTGTCGATATACAAATCTATGTCACTTAAAATCTCTTTTCCGTTAACTTCAACAGCTAAATCAGTTATTTCAAGTAGCAGTTTTACCACCACCGTTTTTTATATTAATATAAGTTTTATTTTTTATTTACTAAAGTAATCTTTTTATAATTTATTGAGGATATATATAACGTTGTATTCAAGTTAACAATTGTTAATTTTACTGGAAAAATCCAGTAACAGCCTTTAAATTGTCTTTATATTCAAGTATTCACATAAAATGATAAGCACATGTAAAAAAATTCTATTAATTTGCATATGTAGTTTTAGATTCATAGTATATAAACAGATAAATTTTAAAGTGGAAAATTAATCTGATAACTTTAGCTATTTAAGGCAAGATACAGACATTCATGTCATTATATATAAATTTTTCGAATTAGTTTTATAAATAACATTTATATTAATTGATTTTATATTATTAGTGTACATAATACACAAAGATTAGTACAATCTTATACATAGAAAACGTAAGGAGGAAACTCTATGGCTGAGGATGATATAAAAATCGTTATGTTTTGTTGTAACTGGTGCTCCTACGGTGGAGCAGACACTGCAGGTACTGCAAGGATGCAATATCCTCCGAACATACGTGTAATACGAGTAATGTGTTCAGGACGTATAGAACCACAATTTGTTCTAAAAGCATTCAAAGAAGGTGCAGACGGTGTACTTGTAACTGGTTGCCACCACGGAGACTGCCACTACGACGCAGGAAACTACAAATTAGACAGAAGAATGAGATTAATTTACAAACTGGTGGAAGATCTTGGAATTGGAAAAGAAAGAGTGTACCACGACTGGATCTCAGCATCAGAAGGGGAAAAATTCGCAGAAACAGTTAAAATGATGGTTAATCGCATTAAAAATCTGGGACCATCACCGCTTAAGGCACAATTACAGGAAGTAGGGGCGGAGGCATAAAAATGGCAGAAGGAGAAAAGGTTAAAATATTAACATCATGGCTTTCAGGATGTTCTGGCTGTCACTTATCCATTGCAGATATACACGAAGCAATTATTGATGTAATGGAACTTGCAGAATTTGAACACAGCCCAGTTTTGATGGATGTTAAATACGATGAAATTCCAGAAGTAAACGTTGCTATCGTTGAAGGTGGAATCAGAAACGATGAAAACCTTGAAATGGCACACAAAATCAGAGAAAAAGCAGATATCGTTATAGCATATGGTACATGTGCTGTTTACGGTGGAATCCCTGGACTTGGAAACTTATTTACTAATGAAGAACTTTTAAATGAAGCTTATTTAGTCTGTCCAAGTAACATAAACCCGGAAAATGTGCTTCCATCTGAAGAAGTACCAGTATTTGAAAGCAGAGTAAGGCCACTTGGTGAAGTTATAGATGTGGATTTAAATATCCCTGGATGCCCGCCAAGATCTGATGTTACTGCAGAGGCAATCATGGCTTTGCTTACAGGTAAACCTGTTGAAATACCAAACACAAACCTGTGTGAAGTTTGTCCAAGAGAAAAGCCGCCAGAAGGAATGGCAATGGACGAAATTAAAAGACAGTTTGAATTAGGTAAACCAGAAGAAGACGTATGCCTGATAACTCAGGGACTGGTATGCATGGGACCTGCAACAATTTCACTTTGTGGAGCAGAATGTCCAAGTGTCGCTGTTCCCTGCAGAGGTTGCTACGGACCAACTACCAGGGTAGAAGACCAGGGTGCTAAGATGATAAGTGCAATTGGATCTGACTACGGTGTAGAAGAAGATAAAACCGTTGACCCAGAAAAAGTTGCAGAACAATTAGACGATGTGGTAGGTACTTTCTACACATTCACACTTCCTGCTTCATTAGTACCTATGAAAGTAAGGAAAATGGAGGGAAAATAAATGGTTAAATTAACACTTGAACCTGTAACAAGAATTGAAGGTCATGCTAAAATCACCGTTCAACTTGACGACGCTGGAAACGTGGAAGATACAAAACTTCACGTTATGGAATTCCGTGGATTTGAAAAATTCCTACAGGGAAGACAAATTGAAGACGTGCCAAGAATAGTACCAAGAATATGTGGTATCTGTGATGTACAGCACCACCTTGCAGCTACAAAAGCTGTTGACGGTATTTTTGGCTTTGCTCAAGAAGATGTTCTCCCTGCAGCTTACAAGATGAGAGAATTAATGAACTGGGGTTCATACATGCACTCCCACGCACTTCACTTCTATTTCCTGGCTGCACCTGACTTTATAGCTGGCAAAGACAGAAAAACAAGAAACGTCTTCCAGATCATTAAAGACGCCCCAGAATTAGCTTTACAGGCAATAGAACTCAGAAAAAACGCTCTTTCAGTAGTAAAAGCCATTGGTGGAAGGCCAATTCACCCAATATCAAACTTACCTGGTGGAATATCCACAGAACTTGATGATGAGACTCAAAAAGACCTTCTTGCAAAAGCACAAAGGAACATTGAATTAGCAGAAGCTACACTTCAAGCAGCAATTCCAATCTTTGAAGAAAACCTGGATCTTGTAAAAGAACTGGGTTACGTTGAAACATATCACACTGGTCTTGTAAAAGACGGGGTATGGGATGTATACGACGGAAATGTTAGAATGAAAGATGTTCAGGGTAACCACTATGCAGAATTTGCACCTGGCGACTACCTTGACTACATTGCAGAAAAAACCAAACCATATTCTTACCTGAAGTTCCCTTATATTAAGGAATTAGGTTACCCTGATGGTATTTACAGGGTCTCTCCACTTTCAAGGTTAAATGTAGTTGACAAAATGCCAGCTGCTGCAAGTAAAGCACAGGACTACCTCAACGAATTTAAAAACAAATTTGGTTACGCACATGAACCATTACTCTACCACTGGGCAAGACTTATAGAACTTTTAGCATGTGCAGAATGTGCTGCTGACACCTTAGAACAGGATTTATCTGGTCAGAAATGGCAAGATTCACTGGAAAAGACCGCTGGTGAAGGTGTAGGAATTGTAGAAGCACCAAGGGGAACATTAACTCACCACTATGCTACTGACGAAGATGGACTTGTAAGTAAAGCAAACATAGTAGTTGCAACAATCCAGAACAACCCTTCCATGGAAATGGGTATTCAGAAAGTTGCTCGTGACTACATAAAACCAGGTGTGGAAGTGGATGACAGTGTTTTCAACCTGATGGAGATGGTAATAAGAGCATACGACCCATGCCTATCATGTGCAACCCATGAAATTGACAGTCAAATGAAACTTGCAACCATTGAAGTTTTCGACAGCCAAGGAAACCTTATCAATAAAATTTAAACCATTTAACAGGTGATAATAAAATGATAGTAGTAAACAAAGAAGGCTGCATCAGATGCGGAGCTTGTGAGGGCGTATGTCCAACAGAAGCAATTGCAGTAACTCCTGAAGATGTGATTTACTGTGATATGTGTGCTGGTGAACCAGAACCAAAATGTGTGGTAACCTGTCCAACAGGTGCTTTAAAAGCAGAAGAAATGATGCTGGGCGACTCGGGCAATGCTCAAACTCGTATAGTGTTCAACCCTTCAGCGTGTAATGAATGTGGAGAATGTGTAGCTGTCTGTCCTCCAAATGTCTTAAAACTTGAAGAGGGAAAAGTCCAGAAAATTCCTTTACATGGATTCTGTGTAATGTGCCAGAAATGTGTTGATATCTGTCCAGTTGATGTAATAGGAGTAGAAGGTATTAAGGAGCCTAAAGTCATTGAAAAGGATATCACAGGACCTATAGCCATTATAGATTGTGTTGGTTGTGGAATGTGTGTCCCTGAATGTCCTGTAGATGCCATAACTCTTCCAGAATTAGGAGAATCTATTGAAATAGATGAGGATGCATGTATAAAATGTGGTATATGTGCTCAAACTTGCCCATGGAATGCAGTTTACATATCTGGTAAAGAGCCAGTCAAAAGAAGTAAAGAGATATTAGCATTTGATCTGGACAAGGAAACATGTATTGGATGTAATTTATGTGTTGAAGCGTGTCCAGGAGACTTTATTAAAGCCAGACCAGCAGATCTTTCAGTAGAACTTCCAAATATCTGTACAGCCTGTGGTTTGTGTGAGAAAGTTTGTCCTGTGGATGCTATAAATCTTGAAGTTGAATTAGGATCTGCCAAACCTGTCAGTGAAGAAGGACTTGTATACGACCCTGAAAAGTGTGATTTTATCGGTGCCTGTGCCCAGATATGTCCTAATGAAGCCATACGTGTGGTTACAAAAACTGGTATGAAACTGCCGGATCAAGAAGAGGTAGACGAAGGTCCATCCTTTGCAATGTGCACCCGATGTGGAGCATGTGCATCTATATGTCCTACTGGAGCCCTTAAAGTATCAGAGATGGACAAGGTCGTTGATGGTCAGGTTGCAAAAAGAGAAAGAATAGAGTTTAGTCCAGCATTATGTAATAAATGTGGGGAATGTATTGAAGTATGTCCTTACGATATGCTGAAACTCACCGAAGACAAGGTCCCGCTTAAAGGGTTCTGTATCCTTTGTGATCAGTGCATATCTGCCTGTCCAATGAATGCATTGTCTTTAAAATAGGTAAACACTGGTGGTTTATTCTACAAGCCCTCGAAAATCCATGCCCCTGAAATTCGTAGAATTTCCGAGGGGCCCCAAACACCATGTGTTTGGGGCTGCACAAAACCACCAAAAATCCACGATTTTTGTAAGATAGAAAATGCAAGGCATTTTCTATATTTTCAATTTCATGGCCCGAAAAATCTACGATTTTAAACGGCTATTTTATTTTATTTATTTGATATTTTAATCTATTTTTTACAGGTTTTTTAGTGTTTATTAAATTAGACATCTTATAAAGCTATTTAAGGCCAATTTAATGTTTCATTTTTAATATTCGAAATATTTTATCCTTGATCAACCGATTAACCATGTATAAAATTTTAAATATCTTGAAATTTATATTTAAATATAAATCAGTTTCAAAATCATGCACGAGGTGTTTTATGTTCATTGCTACACTGGTTGGAATATTTAAATTAGAAGAATTACCTCAAGAATACGCCCCTTTTGTAAGATACAAGGCCTCTCTTGAAGATAGAGACATTGATGAAAACGAAAAAATTGCAATTTTAAATATAAAGGGTACACAAAGCTATCATGCCCTATTACTGAGCTCTTATCAGAATATTACAGAAATAGAAAACGAATTAAAAGAAGCCCATGCAAAACTTAATTATAACACGAAAAAAATTCTGGAAGGACATTTATGAAGGATTTACCAGTAGAACAAACATGGCTGGTCCTTGTAGATCTTTTAACCGACCTTAGAAAAAAGGAAAAGCAGATTCCAGATGAAGTAACCAGAAATCTTAGACTGGCAAAAAGCACTATAAACTTCTATAAATCTGATCCCACTAATCCTGAAATGATGAGGGAACTTAAAAGAATTAATGACTTTTTAAACTCAAGTCAGGACACTCTTATTGACATTGCTGAGGAAGTTAATATCGAATACAGGGATGAATGGCTACAAAAACTGATGAGAGCATCAAGAGGAGAAAAAGTGGTTGAAAAACAGGATATTTCTCCCAGATTCGTGGTTGGTGCACCTGCAGGTTTTTCAATGGTTAGAGTTACTTTTAAAGAGCCACTATCTGAAGAAAGGTTGAATGACATTGCAGAAACCCACGGAGTTATAATTGAATTTGAAGAAGATGACGTGGTTGCAATTTATGGGGATAAAGACAATGTAAAAAAGAGTTTAAAGGAAATAGCTTCATTTTTCAAGGAATGATTATTCATTAAAATGCTTTTTTATAAGATCATGGAGATTAGAGATGAAAATTCTTGTAATGGGAGATATACATGGACAATGCCCGAACATATTCAATTATCTTCAAAAAAATAAAGTAGACCTCATAATATTAACTGGTGACATAACTCATTTTGGGCCTGAAAAATTAGGAGAAGAGATATTAAAGGAGATATGCATCTTTGAAACCCTAACTCTGACCATTCCAGGTAACTGTGACCAGACATATATTTACGGCGAAATAGAAAATTCTAATGCCATCAACATCCACAATAAATCACTGATAATAAAAAATATAGGTATATGTGGATTCGGAGGTTCGAATCCAACTCCTTTTAACACCCCTCTTGAATTTGCTGAAATACAGATATACAGTCAGCTTGAAAAATTGATGAGCGAAATAGAAAATCAGGAGATAAGGATACTTGTTACCCATGCACCACCCTGGAACACCAGAGCTGATATTTTATCTTCAGGCCATCATGCTGGAAGTGAAAGCATCAGAAAAATAATAGAAGAATATCAACCAACATTAAATGTATGCGGCCATATACATGAATCAAAGGCAATTGACAAAATAGGGGATACTATTATCATAAATCCGGGAGAATCTTCGAA
This window of the Methanobacterium sp. genome carries:
- a CDS encoding metallophosphoesterase, which encodes MKILVMGDIHGQCPNIFNYLQKNKVDLIILTGDITHFGPEKLGEEILKEICIFETLTLTIPGNCDQTYIYGEIENSNAINIHNKSLIIKNIGICGFGGSNPTPFNTPLEFAEIQIYSQLEKLMSEIENQEIRILVTHAPPWNTRADILSSGHHAGSESIRKIIEEYQPTLNVCGHIHESKAIDKIGDTIIINPGESSKGFASIIEIENRNGNVKIFPELIHV
- a CDS encoding F420-nonreducing hydrogenase, whose protein sequence is MAEGEKVKILTSWLSGCSGCHLSIADIHEAIIDVMELAEFEHSPVLMDVKYDEIPEVNVAIVEGGIRNDENLEMAHKIREKADIVIAYGTCAVYGGIPGLGNLFTNEELLNEAYLVCPSNINPENVLPSEEVPVFESRVRPLGEVIDVDLNIPGCPPRSDVTAEAIMALLTGKPVEIPNTNLCEVCPREKPPEGMAMDEIKRQFELGKPEEDVCLITQGLVCMGPATISLCGAECPSVAVPCRGCYGPTTRVEDQGAKMISAIGSDYGVEEDKTVDPEKVAEQLDDVVGTFYTFTLPASLVPMKVRKMEGK
- a CDS encoding 4Fe-4S binding protein is translated as MIVVNKEGCIRCGACEGVCPTEAIAVTPEDVIYCDMCAGEPEPKCVVTCPTGALKAEEMMLGDSGNAQTRIVFNPSACNECGECVAVCPPNVLKLEEGKVQKIPLHGFCVMCQKCVDICPVDVIGVEGIKEPKVIEKDITGPIAIIDCVGCGMCVPECPVDAITLPELGESIEIDEDACIKCGICAQTCPWNAVYISGKEPVKRSKEILAFDLDKETCIGCNLCVEACPGDFIKARPADLSVELPNICTACGLCEKVCPVDAINLEVELGSAKPVSEEGLVYDPEKCDFIGACAQICPNEAIRVVTKTGMKLPDQEEVDEGPSFAMCTRCGACASICPTGALKVSEMDKVVDGQVAKRERIEFSPALCNKCGECIEVCPYDMLKLTEDKVPLKGFCILCDQCISACPMNALSLK
- a CDS encoding DUF2096 domain-containing protein, translating into MKDLPVEQTWLVLVDLLTDLRKKEKQIPDEVTRNLRLAKSTINFYKSDPTNPEMMRELKRINDFLNSSQDTLIDIAEEVNIEYRDEWLQKLMRASRGEKVVEKQDISPRFVVGAPAGFSMVRVTFKEPLSEERLNDIAETHGVIIEFEEDDVVAIYGDKDNVKKSLKEIASFFKE
- a CDS encoding SufD family Fe-S cluster assembly protein — its product is MLQSALERAKKAQEKKALYGKDIDLEKFIREEAGEHERVDRASEVPKKVQETLLKVGVDPTEKERAGTFIQVDQSGVCATCPSENVEIMGMNIALEKYGWIKDYMWKAVGPDTDKYTAQTAIREAEEGSSGYFIRSLPGSREVFPLQACMFIGDEKVMQTAHNIIIAEENSELHIITGCATGEDVSSALHVGVSEFYLKKGAKITFTMVHNWAEQVDVRPRTGIMVGDDSTYISNYILTSPVRSIQSYPTAYCSGKNSKVLFQSILGGQKDSIMDIGSRVILEGEGSSCEMISRVVSKDSSQIYSRGHLAGRMHDTKGHLECHGLVLSDDSMIYAVPELEGSATELELSHEAAVGKIAEEEVLYLMSRGLTEDEATSMIVRGFLSMDITGLPSELAEETKRMLDMSLKGM
- a CDS encoding DUF749 domain-containing protein, encoding MFIATLVGIFKLEELPQEYAPFVRYKASLEDRDIDENEKIAILNIKGTQSYHALLLSSYQNITEIENELKEAHAKLNYNTKKILEGHL
- the mvhA gene encoding F420-non-reducing hydrogenase subunit MvhA; the protein is MVKLTLEPVTRIEGHAKITVQLDDAGNVEDTKLHVMEFRGFEKFLQGRQIEDVPRIVPRICGICDVQHHLAATKAVDGIFGFAQEDVLPAAYKMRELMNWGSYMHSHALHFYFLAAPDFIAGKDRKTRNVFQIIKDAPELALQAIELRKNALSVVKAIGGRPIHPISNLPGGISTELDDETQKDLLAKAQRNIELAEATLQAAIPIFEENLDLVKELGYVETYHTGLVKDGVWDVYDGNVRMKDVQGNHYAEFAPGDYLDYIAEKTKPYSYLKFPYIKELGYPDGIYRVSPLSRLNVVDKMPAAASKAQDYLNEFKNKFGYAHEPLLYHWARLIELLACAECAADTLEQDLSGQKWQDSLEKTAGEGVGIVEAPRGTLTHHYATDEDGLVSKANIVVATIQNNPSMEMGIQKVARDYIKPGVEVDDSVFNLMEMVIRAYDPCLSCATHEIDSQMKLATIEVFDSQGNLINKI
- a CDS encoding hydrogenase iron-sulfur subunit, which codes for MAEDDIKIVMFCCNWCSYGGADTAGTARMQYPPNIRVIRVMCSGRIEPQFVLKAFKEGADGVLVTGCHHGDCHYDAGNYKLDRRMRLIYKLVEDLGIGKERVYHDWISASEGEKFAETVKMMVNRIKNLGPSPLKAQLQEVGAEA
- the sufC gene encoding Fe-S cluster assembly ATPase SufC gives rise to the protein MLLEITDLAVEVNGKEILSDIDLYIDKGETHVLLGPNGSGKSTLFMSILGFPKYSITRGEIIFKGNNITNLSTTERVKMGVGVSFQNPPAIRGVKLNDLLKIEHGETGEELSPEMRKLATKLKLDERFLERDVNLGFSGGEVKRSEILQLLAQQPDFIMFDEPDSGVDIENVELIAEEINVLLDKDKKPGMREKSGLLITHLGYILNFVNADIAHVLMDGKIACSGNPAEILEDIRKEGFKGCVECCRVH